One Cucumis sativus cultivar 9930 chromosome 1, Cucumber_9930_V3, whole genome shotgun sequence DNA segment encodes these proteins:
- the LOC101207619 gene encoding calmodulin-binding receptor-like cytoplasmic kinase 3, with protein MAFLLVMSSIMASITAVLLVQSSGVFASEFMLESGGSRGNQIPCSLPKGCERCYFMNGIPMDKILFCKLLQFLRGYPCIFENSRGSDDGRWDSSFSGIRVKVSRKLLKERKEEHVNLKDGQYLPQRAKEDPKSFSTPKNIGIAVTGTFVLCCGVLCPCFYRKRRRSVQKLTEEQQSVHLASTIEAMNSAHEKILASPLRVPPSPRYSPSPKLKRLGSVHLNMSQVAKATQEFSSALRIGEGGFGTVYKAQLDDGQIVAIKRAKKEQFENSRTDFGSEVELLSKIDHRSLVKLLGYVDHGNERIIITEYVGNGTLREHLDGVHGKVLDFNQRLEIAIDIAHGLTYLHLYAEKQIIHRDVKSTNILLTETMRAKVADFGFARLGTLGTEQTHISTQVKGTVGYLDPEYMKTYQLTTKSDVYSFGILLVEILTGRRPLEVKRPPEERVTIRWAFNKYSEDKILETLDPLMEETVDADIVVKMFELAIHCAAPVRADRPDMKLVGEQLWAIRADYISQKKDKARLP; from the exons ATGGCTTTTCTTCTTGTTATGTCATCGATAATGGCTTCCATTACGGCCGTTTTGTTGGTGCAATCCTCAGGAGTATTTGCTTCTGAATTTATGTTGGAATCAGGGGGTTCAAGAGGTAATCAGATTCCCTGTTCACTTCCGAAAGGTTGTGAACGTTGTTATTTCATGAATGGGATTCCTATGGACAAAATTTTGTTCTGTAAGCTACTGCAGTTCTTGCGTGGATATCCTTGCATATTTGAGAATTCGAGGGGAAGTGATGATGGCCGTTGGGATAGTTCATTCT CTGGTATAAGAGTTAAAGTATCAAGGAAACTGTTAAAAGAACGGAAGGAGGAACACGTTAATCTTAAAGACGGACAGTATCTTCCTCAGAGAGCAAAAGAAGATCCGAAATCTTTTTCAACACCCAAAAACATTGGAATTGCAGTAACTGGAACTTTCGTTTTATGTTGTGGTGTCCTCTGTCCTTGTTTCTATCGAAAGAGGAGACGTTCTGTTCAAAAACTTACAGAAGAACAACAATCAG TGCATTTAGCCTCAACCATTGAAGCAATGAACTCTGCTCATGAGAAAATTCTAGCCAGTCCCCTTCGGGTACCACCTAGTCCTAGATATTCTCCATCTCCAAAACTTAAACGGCTTGGATCTGTTCATCTTAACATGAGCCAAGTAGCTAAAGCAACTCAGGAGTTCTCATCAGCTCTCCGCATAGGCGAAGGAGGTTTTGGAACTGTCTACAAAGCACAACTGGATGATGGGCAGATAGTTGCCATAAAACGTGCAAAAAAG GAACAATTTGAGAATTCAAGAACTGACTTTGGCAGTGAAGTTGAATTACTGTCTAAAATTGATCATCGGAGTTTGGTTAAGCTTCTAGGTTACGTTGACCATGGAAATGAGCGCATCATCATTACGGAATATGTGGGAAACGGAACTCTTAGAGAACATTTGGATG GTGTGCATGGGAAAGTATTGGATTTTAATCAGAGACTTGAAATTGCAATTGACATTGCTCATGGACTAACTTATCTCCATCTATATGCAG AGAAGCAAATTATTCATAGAGATGTGAAATCTACCAACATTCTCCTGACCGAAACCATGAGAGCAAAGGTGGCGGATTTTGGATTTGCAAGGCTTGGAACATTGGGAACTGAACAAACGCACATTTCAACCCAGGTGAAAGGAACAGTCGGTTACCTTGATCCAGAGTATATGAAGACCTATCAACTTACCACTAAGAGCGATGTCTACTCATTTGGGATTTTACTCGTAGAAATTCTAACAGGACGCCGCCCATTGGAAGTGAAGAGGCCTCCAGAAGAGCGGGTCACCATAAGATGG gCCTTCAACAAGTATAGTGAAGACAAAATTCTGGAAACCTTAGATCCTTTAATGGAAGAAACTGTGGATGCAGACATTGTTGTCAAAATGTTCGAATTGGCAATCCACTGTGCAGCACCAGTTCGAGCTGACCGTCCAGACATGAAATTAGTTGGGGAGCAGCTATGGGCAATAAGAGCAGATTATATATCACAGAAGAAGGATAAAGCAAGGTTGCCTTAA